One window of Erwinia aphidicola genomic DNA carries:
- the hpt gene encoding hypoxanthine phosphoribosyltransferase, producing the protein MKHTVEVMISEAEIKSRVAALGQQITEHYRDSGSEMVLVGLLRGSFMFMADLCRAIDVPHEVDFMTASSYGNGTSSTRDVKILKDLDEDIRGKDVLIVEDIIDSGNTLSKVRELFNLRGPKSVAICTLLDKPSRREVDVPVEYVGFAIPDEFVVGYGIDYAQRYRHLPYVGKVVMLDE; encoded by the coding sequence ATGAAACACACCGTTGAAGTTATGATCTCCGAAGCGGAGATCAAATCCCGCGTTGCCGCACTCGGCCAGCAAATCACTGAACATTACCGTGACAGCGGTAGTGAAATGGTGCTGGTTGGCCTGCTGCGCGGTTCATTTATGTTTATGGCCGATCTGTGTCGCGCCATTGATGTCCCCCACGAAGTCGACTTTATGACGGCGTCGAGCTACGGAAATGGCACCTCGAGCACCCGTGATGTGAAAATCCTTAAAGATCTGGATGAGGATATTCGCGGTAAAGACGTGCTGATCGTCGAAGATATTATCGATTCAGGTAATACGCTGAGCAAAGTGCGTGAGCTTTTCAACCTGCGCGGCCCGAAATCCGTGGCGATCTGCACCCTGCTGGATAAGCCTTCCCGCCGCGAAGTGGACGTGCCGGTAGAGTATGTCGGTTTCGCCATTCCTGACGAGTTTGTGGTGGGCTACGGCATTGACTATGCCCAGCGCTATCGCCACCTGCCGTACGTGGGCAAAGTGGTGATGCTGGACGAGTAA
- a CDS encoding cystathionine gamma-synthase family protein: MASSHSKKTHIGTRELQPETQMLNYGYDPALSEGAVKPPVFLTSTFVFNSAEEGRDFFDYVSGRREPPAGEGNGLVYSRFNHPNSEIVEDRLAIYERTDSAALFSSGMSAISTTLLTFVKPGDVILHSQPLYGGTETLLSKTFHNLGVTSVGFSDGVNEASVQAAADAAMAQGRVSVILIESPANPTNSLVDIALIKRVADKIEQQQQHRPVIACDNTLLGPVFSRPTEHGADISLYSLTKYVGGHSDLIAGAAMGNKTLIRQVKALRSAIGTQLDPHSSWMIGRSLETLALRMERANDNAAAVAEFLRSHPAVEQIHYLPFLAADSAAGKTWRAQCSGAGSTFSFDIRGGQEAAFKFLNAVQLFKLAVSLGGTESLASHPASTTHSGVPLEVRDRIGIKSSTIRLSIGIENKDDLIEDLRLALG, encoded by the coding sequence ATGGCTTCATCACATTCCAAAAAGACGCATATCGGCACGCGCGAGCTGCAGCCCGAAACGCAGATGCTGAACTACGGTTATGACCCGGCGCTCTCTGAAGGCGCGGTTAAACCCCCGGTGTTTCTCACCTCGACCTTCGTGTTTAACAGCGCGGAAGAGGGGCGGGATTTTTTTGATTACGTCTCGGGCCGCCGTGAACCCCCTGCGGGCGAAGGCAACGGGCTGGTCTATTCCCGCTTCAACCACCCCAACAGTGAAATCGTCGAGGATCGGCTGGCGATCTACGAGCGTACCGACAGCGCGGCGCTTTTCTCGTCGGGGATGTCGGCGATCTCCACCACCCTACTGACCTTTGTGAAACCGGGTGATGTTATCCTGCACTCACAGCCGCTGTATGGCGGCACCGAAACGCTGCTAAGCAAAACCTTCCACAATCTTGGCGTGACCTCGGTGGGCTTTAGCGATGGTGTTAATGAAGCATCGGTACAGGCGGCGGCGGATGCCGCGATGGCGCAGGGGCGGGTATCGGTGATCCTGATTGAATCCCCGGCGAACCCGACTAACAGCCTGGTGGATATCGCGCTGATTAAGCGCGTGGCCGACAAAATTGAACAGCAGCAGCAGCACCGCCCGGTGATTGCCTGCGATAACACCCTGCTCGGCCCGGTGTTTTCCCGCCCGACGGAGCACGGGGCGGATATTTCGCTCTATTCCCTGACCAAATATGTCGGCGGCCACTCGGATCTGATCGCCGGGGCAGCGATGGGCAATAAGACCCTCATCCGCCAGGTGAAGGCGCTGCGCAGCGCAATCGGCACGCAGCTCGATCCGCACTCCAGCTGGATGATTGGCCGCTCGCTGGAGACGCTGGCACTGCGCATGGAGCGGGCGAACGATAATGCCGCCGCCGTGGCGGAGTTTCTGCGTAGTCATCCGGCGGTCGAGCAGATTCACTATCTGCCATTCCTGGCGGCGGACTCTGCGGCTGGGAAAACCTGGCGCGCCCAGTGCAGCGGTGCCGGTTCGACCTTCTCGTTCGATATTCGGGGCGGTCAGGAGGCGGCATTTAAGTTCCTCAATGCGGTGCAGCTGTTCAAGCTGGCGGTCAGCCTCGGCGGCACCGAATCTCTCGCCAGCCATCCGGCCAGCACCACCCACTCCGGCGTGCCGCTGGAGGTGCGCGACCGCATTGGCATAAAATCCTCTACCATCCGTTTATCGATCGGTATTGAGAACAAAGATGATTTGATCGAGGATTTGCGCCTGGCACTGGGATAG
- a CDS encoding YacC family pilotin-like protein, translating to MKKSIKALLLLGLFGFSSTSFALSESEAEDLADLTAVFVYLKNDCGYQDLPDGQIRRALVFFAQQNRWDLTNYNSFNMKALGEDSYRDLSGIAVPNDTKCKSLARDSLSLLAYVK from the coding sequence ATGAAGAAAAGCATCAAGGCTCTGTTGCTGTTAGGGCTGTTTGGCTTCTCCTCCACCAGTTTCGCCCTGAGCGAATCGGAAGCAGAAGATTTGGCAGATTTAACCGCCGTATTTGTTTATTTGAAGAACGACTGTGGCTATCAGGATTTACCGGACGGGCAAATTCGCCGGGCACTGGTCTTTTTTGCACAGCAAAACCGTTGGGATTTAACCAATTACAACAGTTTCAACATGAAAGCGCTGGGTGAAGACAGCTATCGCGATCTGAGCGGTATTGCCGTTCCTAATGATACCAAGTGCAAATCTCTCGCACGGGACTCGCTGAGCCTGCTCGCCTACGTGAAATAA
- the panD gene encoding aspartate 1-decarboxylase — protein MNRTMLQGKLHRVTVTQADLNYEGSCAIDQDFLDASGILQYEAIDIYNINNGQRFSTYAIAAERGSKIISVNGAAARCACEGDLLIICSYVQMSDAEAREWQPKVAYFEGKNQMKRVAKAVPVQVA, from the coding sequence ATGAATCGTACTATGTTGCAGGGCAAACTCCACCGGGTCACCGTGACCCAGGCTGACCTGAATTACGAAGGTTCCTGCGCCATCGATCAGGATTTCCTCGATGCTTCCGGCATTCTGCAATACGAAGCGATCGATATCTATAACATCAACAACGGCCAGCGTTTCTCAACCTACGCTATCGCCGCCGAACGCGGTTCGAAAATCATCTCGGTCAACGGTGCGGCAGCGCGCTGTGCCTGCGAAGGGGACCTGCTGATTATCTGTTCGTACGTGCAGATGTCGGACGCAGAGGCCCGCGAGTGGCAGCCGAAGGTGGCCTATTTCGAAGGTAAAAACCAGATGAAGCGCGTGGCGAAAGCGGTGCCGGTTCAGGTGGCGTAA
- a CDS encoding ABC transporter permease — translation MTHLYWVALKSIWGKEINRFARIWIQTLVPPVITMTLYFIIFGNLIGSRIGEMHGFSYMQFIVPGLIMMAVITNAYANVASSFFSAKFQRNIEELLVAPVPTHVIIAGYVGGGVARGICVGVLVTAISLFFVPFQVHSWLMVAVTLLLTAVLFSLAGLLNAVFARTFDDISLIPTFVLTPLTYLGGVFYSLTLLPPVWQMVSKLNPIVYMISGFRYGFLGINDVPLAFTLGVLVAFIAVFYILVWVLIQRGRGLRT, via the coding sequence ATGACACATTTATACTGGGTCGCCCTGAAGAGCATCTGGGGTAAAGAGATTAACCGTTTCGCCCGCATCTGGATCCAGACGCTGGTGCCGCCGGTGATCACCATGACGCTCTACTTTATTATTTTCGGCAACCTGATTGGCTCGCGCATCGGTGAGATGCACGGCTTCAGCTATATGCAGTTTATTGTGCCGGGCCTGATTATGATGGCGGTGATCACCAATGCCTATGCCAACGTGGCCTCGTCGTTCTTCAGCGCCAAGTTCCAGCGCAATATCGAAGAGCTGCTGGTGGCACCGGTACCGACGCACGTGATTATCGCCGGTTATGTCGGCGGCGGCGTGGCGCGCGGGATCTGCGTGGGCGTGCTGGTGACGGCGATTTCGCTGTTCTTCGTGCCGTTCCAGGTGCATTCGTGGCTGATGGTGGCGGTGACGCTGCTGCTGACGGCGGTGCTGTTCTCGCTGGCGGGCCTGTTGAATGCGGTATTTGCCCGGACTTTCGATGATATCAGCCTGATCCCGACCTTCGTGCTGACGCCGCTGACCTACCTTGGCGGGGTGTTCTATTCGCTGACGCTGCTGCCGCCGGTGTGGCAGATGGTGTCGAAGCTGAACCCGATCGTCTACATGATCAGCGGATTCCGCTACGGTTTCCTCGGGATTAACGATGTGCCGCTGGCGTTTACGCTGGGCGTGCTGGTGGCGTTTATCGCGGTGTTTTATATTCTGGTGTGGGTGCTGATCCAGCGCGGTCGCGGATTACGTACCTGA
- a CDS encoding ABC transporter ATP-binding protein: protein MTYALELEKLTKTYAGGVQALKGIDLAVEAGDFYALLGPNGAGKSTTIGIISSLVNKTGGKVRVFGYDLQQDVVNAKRQLGLVPQEFNFNQFETVMQIVVSQAGLYGVEKPDALKRAEKYLKQLDLWDKRNERARMLSGGMKRRLMIARALMHEPKLLILDEPTAGVDIELRRSMWTFLQELNAQGTTIILTTHYLEEAEMLCRNIGIIQRGELVENTSMKGLLSKLKSETFILDLAAKSPLPKLEGFQYRLIDTSTLEVEVLREQGLNSVFSQLSHQGVQVLSMRNKANRLEELFVDLVNGRTGEKA from the coding sequence ATGACATATGCACTGGAACTTGAAAAGCTGACCAAAACCTACGCAGGCGGGGTTCAGGCGCTCAAGGGCATCGATCTCGCTGTCGAGGCCGGTGATTTCTATGCGCTGCTCGGCCCTAACGGCGCCGGTAAATCTACCACCATCGGCATTATCAGCTCGCTGGTTAACAAAACCGGCGGCAAAGTCCGGGTGTTTGGCTATGACCTGCAGCAGGACGTGGTCAACGCCAAGCGTCAGCTCGGGCTGGTGCCGCAGGAGTTCAACTTTAACCAGTTTGAAACCGTGATGCAGATTGTGGTCAGCCAGGCCGGACTGTACGGCGTGGAGAAACCAGACGCGTTAAAGCGTGCGGAAAAATACCTGAAGCAGCTGGATTTATGGGATAAACGCAACGAACGTGCGCGCATGCTTTCCGGCGGGATGAAGCGCCGCCTGATGATCGCCCGCGCGCTGATGCACGAGCCAAAGCTGCTGATCCTCGATGAGCCAACCGCCGGGGTGGATATCGAACTGCGCCGCTCAATGTGGACCTTCCTGCAGGAGCTGAATGCGCAGGGCACCACCATTATCCTGACCACCCACTATCTGGAAGAAGCCGAAATGCTGTGCCGCAATATCGGCATTATCCAGCGCGGTGAGCTGGTGGAAAACACCTCAATGAAGGGCCTGCTTTCTAAGCTGAAATCGGAAACCTTTATTCTCGACCTCGCGGCTAAAAGCCCGCTGCCGAAGCTGGAAGGCTTCCAGTACCGGCTGATTGATACCTCGACGCTGGAAGTGGAAGTGCTGCGTGAGCAGGGGCTGAACAGCGTGTTTAGCCAGCTCAGCCATCAGGGCGTGCAGGTATTGAGTATGCGCAACAAGGCCAACCGCCTTGAGGAGCTGTTTGTCGACCTGGTTAACGGGCGCACAGGAGAAAAAGCATGA
- the panC gene encoding pantoate--beta-alanine ligase, with the protein MLIIETLPMLRREIRRWRQDGKRIALVPTMGNLHDGHMTLVDEARARADIVVVSIFVNPMQFERADDLARYPRTLQQDCEKLNRRGVDLVFSPAPGDVYPKGLSEQTFVDVPGLSTLLEGASRPGHFRGVSTIVSKLFNLVQPDLACFGEKDYQQLALIRKMVADMGYDIDIVGVPTVRAKDGLALSSRNGYLSSDERKIAPVLSQVMHSIAAKLASGERHVEEMIAAAESELAAQGLQADGLAIVDADTLLPLNVDSQRAVILMAAWLGKARLIDNQQVDLTQ; encoded by the coding sequence GTGCTGATTATTGAAACCCTGCCGATGCTGCGCCGCGAAATTCGCCGCTGGCGCCAGGACGGCAAGCGCATTGCGCTGGTGCCAACCATGGGCAACCTGCATGACGGGCATATGACCCTGGTGGATGAAGCGCGCGCGCGTGCCGATATCGTGGTGGTGTCGATCTTCGTTAACCCGATGCAGTTTGAGCGCGCGGACGATCTGGCGCGCTATCCGCGCACGCTGCAGCAGGATTGTGAAAAGCTGAACCGCCGTGGCGTTGATCTGGTGTTCTCCCCGGCACCGGGCGATGTCTATCCCAAAGGGCTGAGCGAGCAGACGTTTGTTGACGTCCCCGGCCTTTCCACCCTGCTGGAAGGCGCCAGCCGCCCGGGGCACTTCCGCGGCGTTTCCACCATCGTCAGCAAGCTGTTTAACCTGGTGCAGCCCGACCTCGCCTGCTTTGGCGAAAAGGATTACCAGCAGCTGGCGCTGATCCGCAAAATGGTGGCGGATATGGGCTACGATATTGATATCGTCGGCGTGCCCACCGTGCGTGCCAAAGATGGCCTGGCACTCAGCTCACGTAACGGCTATCTGAGCAGCGATGAGCGTAAAATCGCCCCGGTGCTGAGCCAGGTGATGCACAGCATCGCTGCAAAACTGGCAAGCGGCGAGCGCCACGTGGAAGAGATGATTGCGGCGGCGGAAAGTGAGCTGGCAGCGCAGGGCTTACAGGCCGATGGGCTGGCGATTGTGGATGCCGATACGCTGCTGCCGCTCAATGTCGACAGCCAGCGTGCGGTGATCCTGATGGCGGCCTGGCTCGGCAAGGCTCGCCTGATTGATAACCAACAGGTTGATCTGACCCAGTAG
- the cueO gene encoding multicopper oxidase CueO, which yields MQRRDFLKLSAALGAASALPLWSCSLMAAEQRPLLPIPSLLTADARSEISLIAQAGSSSWRGKNVPTWGYNGALLGPAIQLERGKEVNITVYNRLPEATTVHWHGLELPGQVDGGPQARIAPNQSRRVTFTPDQPAATCWFHPHQHGRTGYQVAQGLAGLVLINDPESGKLLLPKQWGIDDIPVILQDKRLTADGSQIDYQLDIMSAAVGWFGDTMLTNGAIYPQAGVPRGWLRLRLLNGCNARSLNITTSDKRPMYVIASDGGLLGEPVQVSELPMMPGERFEVLVDTTDGKPFDLQTLPVRQMGMTLPPFNQPLPVLSIAPLQVQASGTLPDRLVEMPAVPAAQGANTRWLQLMMDPELDRRGMQALMEKYGHASMAGMSMDAHDSGKADAKPQMAMSGMDHGEMAGMDHAKAPKAWDFHQGNQINGVAFNMDKPAFEVKQGAYEKWTISGEGDEMLHPFHIHGTQFRILSENGKPPAPHRSGWKDTVRVEGWRSEVLVRFNHQATPDQAYMAHCHLLEHEDTGMMLGFTVA from the coding sequence ATGCAACGCCGTGATTTTCTCAAATTAAGCGCCGCGCTGGGCGCTGCCAGCGCACTGCCGCTGTGGAGCTGCTCGCTGATGGCGGCGGAACAGCGGCCGCTGTTGCCGATCCCCTCATTACTCACTGCCGATGCACGCAGTGAAATTAGCCTGATCGCGCAGGCGGGCAGCAGCAGCTGGCGCGGAAAAAATGTCCCTACCTGGGGCTATAACGGCGCTCTGCTTGGCCCGGCAATCCAGCTGGAGCGTGGCAAAGAGGTCAACATCACCGTGTATAACCGCCTGCCGGAAGCGACGACGGTGCACTGGCACGGTCTGGAGCTGCCCGGCCAGGTCGATGGCGGACCCCAGGCGCGCATTGCGCCTAACCAGAGCCGCCGCGTGACCTTTACCCCGGACCAACCTGCCGCGACCTGCTGGTTCCACCCGCACCAGCATGGCCGTACCGGTTATCAGGTGGCGCAAGGGCTGGCCGGGCTGGTGCTGATTAACGACCCGGAGAGCGGCAAGCTGCTGCTGCCAAAGCAGTGGGGCATTGATGATATTCCGGTGATCCTGCAGGACAAGCGGCTAACCGCTGACGGCAGCCAGATCGACTATCAGCTGGATATCATGAGTGCCGCCGTCGGCTGGTTTGGCGACACCATGCTGACTAACGGGGCGATTTACCCGCAGGCGGGCGTGCCGCGCGGCTGGTTGCGCCTGCGCCTGCTCAACGGCTGTAACGCCCGCTCGCTGAATATCACCACCAGCGATAAGCGCCCGATGTATGTCATTGCCAGCGATGGCGGGCTGCTGGGTGAACCCGTGCAGGTTAGCGAGCTGCCGATGATGCCGGGCGAGCGCTTCGAAGTGCTGGTCGATACCACCGATGGCAAGCCGTTCGACCTGCAAACGCTGCCGGTGCGCCAGATGGGGATGACGCTACCGCCGTTTAACCAGCCGCTGCCGGTACTGTCGATTGCGCCGCTGCAGGTGCAGGCCAGCGGCACGCTGCCGGATAGGCTGGTTGAGATGCCTGCCGTGCCCGCGGCGCAGGGCGCCAATACGCGCTGGCTACAGCTGATGATGGACCCTGAGCTGGACCGTCGCGGCATGCAGGCGCTGATGGAGAAGTACGGCCATGCGTCGATGGCAGGCATGAGTATGGATGCGCACGACAGCGGCAAGGCGGACGCTAAGCCGCAGATGGCGATGTCGGGGATGGATCACGGCGAGATGGCGGGAATGGATCATGCCAAAGCGCCGAAAGCTTGGGACTTCCACCAGGGAAATCAGATCAACGGCGTGGCGTTCAACATGGATAAACCCGCGTTCGAAGTGAAGCAGGGCGCGTATGAGAAGTGGACTATCTCGGGCGAAGGCGATGAGATGCTGCATCCGTTCCACATTCACGGTACCCAGTTTCGCATTTTGTCAGAAAACGGTAAACCGCCCGCACCGCACCGCAGCGGCTGGAAGGACACGGTGCGCGTTGAGGGCTGGCGCAGCGAAGTGCTGGTCCGGTTTAACCATCAGGCCACGCCAGACCAGGCCTATATGGCGCACTGCCATCTGCTGGAGCACGAAGACACCGGGATGATGCTCGGGTTTACCGTGGCATAA
- the can gene encoding carbonate dehydratase, whose product MKDINTLISNNRQWSKLLKEEDPGFFERLSLAQKPRFLWIGCSDSRVPAERLTGLEPGELFVHRNVANLVVHTDLNCLSVVQYAVEVLEVEHIIICGHYGCGGVQAAVDNPELGLIDNWLLHIRDLWYKHSALLGELPPEKRFDKLCEINVIEQVYNLGHSTIMQSAWKRGQKVNIHGWVYGIQDGYLRDLEVSATSREILEQRYRHGIANLLNDPDLNP is encoded by the coding sequence ATGAAAGACATTAACACCCTTATCAGCAACAATCGCCAGTGGTCCAAATTACTGAAAGAGGAAGATCCCGGTTTCTTTGAACGCCTGTCTCTGGCGCAGAAGCCGCGCTTCCTGTGGATTGGCTGTTCTGACAGCCGGGTACCTGCCGAGCGCCTGACCGGGCTGGAGCCGGGTGAACTGTTTGTTCACCGCAACGTCGCCAACCTGGTGGTGCACACCGATCTCAACTGCCTGTCGGTGGTGCAGTACGCGGTTGAAGTGCTGGAAGTGGAACACATTATTATCTGTGGTCACTACGGCTGCGGCGGCGTTCAGGCGGCGGTGGATAACCCGGAACTCGGCCTGATTGACAACTGGCTGCTGCATATCCGTGATTTGTGGTACAAGCATAGCGCGTTACTCGGTGAACTGCCGCCGGAAAAGCGCTTTGATAAACTTTGTGAAATCAACGTGATTGAGCAAGTTTACAACCTCGGCCACTCCACCATCATGCAGTCAGCGTGGAAACGCGGGCAGAAGGTCAACATTCACGGTTGGGTTTACGGTATTCAGGACGGTTACCTGCGCGATCTGGAAGTCTCCGCAACCAGTCGTGAAATCCTCGAACAGCGCTATCGCCACGGTATCGCCAACCTGCTGAACGACCCGGATCTCAATCCGTAA